A single window of Oceanidesulfovibrio indonesiensis DNA harbors:
- a CDS encoding DUF4372 domain-containing protein, which translates to MELVSKQLTQKENLDVAHHNTILSQLLSLIPRHDFERLERKHSSGRQPRIFTRWSQFVCLA; encoded by the coding sequence ATGGAATTGGTGTCTAAGCAACTCACACAAAAGGAGAATTTGGACGTGGCACACCATAACACAATCCTTTCTCAACTGCTATCCTTGATCCCCAGACATGATTTTGAGCGCCTTGAACGCAAGCACTCCAGCGGACGCCAACCACGCATTTTCACCCGTTGGAGCCAGTTTGTATGCCTGGCCTT